From the Candidatus Krumholzibacteriota bacterium genome, one window contains:
- a CDS encoding tetratricopeptide repeat protein, which produces MTSRLEKINMILVLIVFMAIPRVGMGQERSRAAMVPVDAKSINRERTRARELIRDGNFNDAIILLEELREKAPGFHDLAELLARAYIEIRAPEKAVFLLEEELGKTPGRTGFVTLLGKAYLDMGQREKAVEVWHGILGEKSSNPVNYSIIADLEWSEGLFENAIATLREGSRHAEYLQQALRKLIRYETILEYHDSAFRDGLALLEADKDPASERIDFLLDSFRRAGCREDHFSAVDSLSLVSEKNGRYFRIILALLHVENGDYEEAGSMIEDVGLTDSEALYFTQILFNAGDRSPTEKYNEFVGRFLNGFIYRYPQSPMVPQVMLLAAESRLDQYDREGEYSPVEGDSILSLLDRVIDHRHGASYRKKAALLKARFLGGSLYRHHEAMRTLAGIRFDSPGDIRESERIKAFSLLAVGGGDETAAAFIDLSSRADSNIAALGRYAGGMLHFLEGDYEKAIEELSVLAQNWPASEWANDALETAMIARKAIDSDRKSLDIYAVAVRMRLKGEFAGASDTLRSIVNRYPDSVLFARAVCFRGSMLERSSERGLAKKELARFVDKYPLDDCAPKALELLGQMMEKDDPDSASACFGALLERYPEYPFISRVREKYIALKKSEDKVERQEKARR; this is translated from the coding sequence ATGACGAGCAGACTGGAAAAAATCAATATGATCCTGGTTCTCATCGTCTTCATGGCGATTCCCCGGGTTGGGATGGGGCAGGAAAGATCCCGCGCAGCGATGGTGCCGGTAGACGCGAAATCAATAAACCGTGAGCGTACCAGGGCAAGGGAACTGATCAGGGATGGGAATTTCAACGACGCGATAATCCTTCTCGAGGAACTTCGGGAAAAAGCTCCCGGGTTCCACGACCTGGCTGAACTTCTCGCCAGGGCATATATAGAGATACGCGCGCCGGAAAAAGCCGTTTTTCTTCTGGAAGAAGAGCTTGGAAAGACTCCCGGAAGGACCGGGTTTGTCACCTTGCTCGGGAAAGCCTATCTTGATATGGGACAAAGGGAAAAAGCAGTCGAGGTCTGGCACGGTATCCTCGGCGAAAAGAGCTCCAACCCGGTCAATTATTCAATAATCGCGGACCTTGAATGGTCAGAGGGGCTTTTCGAAAACGCGATAGCGACCCTGCGCGAAGGGAGCAGACACGCTGAATATCTTCAGCAGGCACTGAGAAAGCTGATCAGGTATGAGACAATTCTGGAATATCATGATTCCGCTTTCAGGGATGGCCTCGCCCTGCTGGAAGCGGACAAGGATCCGGCGTCGGAAAGGATAGATTTCCTTCTCGATTCATTCAGAAGGGCGGGGTGCCGGGAAGATCATTTTTCAGCCGTAGATTCTCTTTCGCTCGTTTCGGAAAAAAACGGAAGGTATTTCAGGATCATCCTCGCGCTGCTTCATGTTGAAAATGGTGATTACGAAGAAGCCGGTTCGATGATCGAAGATGTGGGACTGACCGACAGCGAGGCTTTATATTTTACGCAGATCCTTTTCAACGCCGGCGACAGGTCACCGACGGAGAAGTATAACGAGTTCGTCGGAAGATTCCTCAATGGATTCATATATAGATATCCGCAGTCACCGATGGTTCCCCAGGTAATGCTTCTGGCGGCTGAATCACGATTGGATCAGTATGACAGGGAGGGGGAGTATTCGCCGGTCGAAGGAGATTCGATCCTCTCGCTTCTCGATCGGGTGATCGATCACAGGCATGGAGCTTCTTACAGGAAAAAAGCGGCTCTCCTTAAAGCGCGATTTCTGGGCGGCAGCCTGTACCGCCATCATGAAGCGATGCGGACGCTGGCCGGCATCAGGTTTGATTCTCCCGGGGATATAAGGGAAAGCGAAAGAATAAAAGCTTTTTCACTGCTGGCCGTCGGCGGTGGTGATGAAACCGCGGCAGCATTCATCGATCTGTCATCGCGCGCGGACTCGAATATAGCCGCCCTTGGAAGATACGCAGGTGGAATGCTCCATTTTCTCGAGGGAGATTATGAAAAAGCAATAGAGGAGCTCTCGGTACTGGCGCAGAACTGGCCGGCGAGCGAATGGGCAAATGACGCCCTGGAAACCGCGATGATCGCAAGAAAAGCGATAGACAGCGACAGAAAAAGCCTCGATATCTACGCGGTGGCGGTCAGGATGAGACTTAAAGGGGAGTTCGCGGGCGCCAGCGATACCCTCAGGTCGATCGTGAACAGATATCCCGATTCGGTGCTCTTTGCCAGAGCGGTCTGCTTCAGGGGGTCGATGCTGGAAAGAAGCTCGGAGAGAGGACTTGCCAAAAAAGAGCTTGCCAGGTTCGTTGATAAATATCCCCTTGATGATTGCGCGCCGAAGGCCCTTGAATTGCTCGGGCAGATGATGGAAAAGGACGATCCTGATTCGGCATCGGCCTGTTTCGGGGCTCTCCTTGAAAGATATCCCGAATATCCGTTTATAAGCAGGGTGAGAGAAAAATACATCGCGTTGAAAAAATCTGAAGATAAGGTCGAAAGACAGGAAAAGGCGCGCAGATGA
- a CDS encoding DUF4159 domain-containing protein: MKKIATHLFLFMILILPAVSARSQGYQRPEKAADDAGEGKEDRINIERSRTGVGRIKYGGGGDWYGDPSSIPNLLREFNKRTGIRTAANETVVSLLDPGLFSFPFLYMTGHGNISLDREEFVNLRGHLLAGGFLYADDNYGMDESFRSMVRELFPERELVAVSLDHPIYHSFYHLDGPPKIHEHNGSPPQGLGVFDGERLMIFYTYESDIGDGLEDPDVHGDPPGKREAAIRMAVNILYYALTE, encoded by the coding sequence ATGAAAAAGATTGCGACGCACCTCTTTCTTTTCATGATCCTGATCCTTCCGGCAGTCTCGGCGAGGAGCCAGGGATATCAGAGGCCGGAAAAGGCGGCTGATGATGCCGGGGAAGGAAAAGAGGACCGGATAAATATCGAAAGGTCCAGGACAGGCGTAGGCAGGATCAAATATGGAGGGGGCGGGGACTGGTATGGGGACCCGTCGTCGATACCAAACCTGTTGAGAGAGTTCAATAAAAGAACAGGTATCAGGACGGCGGCAAATGAGACGGTCGTCTCTCTGCTTGATCCCGGGTTATTTTCATTCCCCTTTCTGTATATGACCGGTCATGGGAATATCTCACTGGATCGTGAGGAATTTGTAAATCTCCGCGGGCATCTTCTTGCCGGAGGGTTCCTCTATGCCGATGACAATTACGGCATGGATGAATCTTTCCGTTCGATGGTCAGAGAGCTTTTTCCGGAAAGGGAACTTGTGGCCGTATCTCTCGATCATCCCATATATCATTCTTTCTACCATCTCGATGGCCCTCCCAAGATCCACGAACATAACGGATCGCCTCCACAGGGTCTTGGAGTCTTCGACGGAGAGCGGCTTATGATATTCTATACATATGAAAGTGATATCGGCGACGGGCTTGAAGATCCTGATGTGCATGGGGATCCGCCGGGAAAAAGGGAGGCGGCGATCAGGATGGCGGTGAATATTCTCTATTATGCTCTTACTGAATGA
- a CDS encoding ATP-dependent 6-phosphofructokinase, whose protein sequence is MSNINRIKGRIAILTGGGDVPGLNPAIRSVTIRAIREGFDVIGIRRGWAGLVEIVRDKDADNSKNFEILTENMVNRIGRTGGTFLHSSRTRPSHIAAADVPLHLQDKYSEEMNDLTPEVLKNLDYLGIDYLIPIGGDDTLSYGVRLHHEGVKVIAIPKTMDNDVPGTDYCIGFSTCVTRTIEMTHSLRTSAGSHERFLVIEVFGRYAGFTALLPTMAGAANRCVIPEYPFKMERLCELLVADWFTNPSHYSVVLVSEGAMHEGGEMTFSEEEKDAYGHKKLGGNGDYISRHLKDISPKFNNGRRINVINQRLGYLVRCGNPDAIDSIVPMAYGNLALNLVLEGASGRLVALKNGRYDNVPIEIVTSFKKVVDVDQYYNKERLRPYYESFEGKPLFIMASD, encoded by the coding sequence ATGAGTAATATAAACAGGATCAAGGGCAGAATCGCCATACTGACGGGGGGCGGAGACGTTCCGGGCCTTAATCCGGCAATAAGGAGCGTAACGATCAGGGCGATCCGGGAAGGATTCGATGTCATAGGGATAAGGAGAGGCTGGGCGGGGCTGGTCGAGATAGTCCGGGATAAGGACGCCGATAACAGCAAGAATTTCGAGATCCTGACCGAAAACATGGTTAACAGGATTGGCCGTACGGGCGGGACTTTTCTGCACAGTTCAAGGACGCGCCCGAGTCATATCGCAGCCGCAGACGTCCCGCTGCACCTGCAGGATAAATATTCCGAGGAGATGAACGACCTCACGCCCGAAGTGTTGAAAAACCTTGATTACCTGGGAATAGATTACCTGATCCCGATCGGAGGGGATGACACGCTCAGCTACGGCGTAAGGCTTCATCATGAAGGCGTGAAAGTCATTGCGATCCCCAAGACGATGGATAACGATGTCCCCGGGACCGATTACTGTATCGGTTTCAGTACCTGCGTAACCAGGACGATCGAGATGACTCACAGCCTGCGAACTTCAGCGGGATCTCACGAACGGTTTCTCGTGATCGAGGTCTTCGGCAGGTATGCCGGATTCACTGCCCTTCTTCCGACGATGGCCGGGGCGGCAAACCGCTGCGTCATTCCCGAGTATCCATTTAAAATGGAAAGGCTATGCGAACTCCTCGTGGCCGACTGGTTCACAAACCCCAGTCATTATTCCGTCGTTCTCGTCTCCGAGGGAGCGATGCACGAAGGGGGCGAGATGACTTTTTCCGAAGAGGAAAAAGACGCTTACGGCCATAAAAAGCTTGGAGGCAACGGGGATTATATATCGAGGCATCTTAAGGATATCTCGCCGAAATTCAATAACGGCCGGAGGATAAACGTCATCAACCAGAGGCTTGGATATCTCGTACGCTGCGGCAATCCAGACGCGATCGATTCGATAGTTCCGATGGCTTATGGCAACCTCGCGCTTAACCTCGTCCTTGAGGGAGCGTCGGGAAGACTCGTCGCCCTCAAAAACGGAAGATATGACAACGTCCCGATTGAGATCGTAACGAGTTTTAAGAAGGTCGTGGATGTAGACCAGTATTACAACAAGGAGCGCCTGAGACCGTATTATGAAAGTTTCGAGGGCAAACCGCTGTTTATTATGGCAAGCGATTGA
- a CDS encoding asparagine synthetase B codes for MAAIVIISSTGLRAEILVPMDLAQTNHLKAYGLAWYALSRGVEVKWLLNYRGGAFLVREFAGLSLEAQARGILLERITGEEVAAILGRIEKENMDIVLLEKAPAIAIYAPPNKQPWDDAVMMALEYAGIPYDVVYDREVLTGALSRYDWLHLHHEDFTGQYGKFYRGFRNADWYIQQQILFEKIAISLGFDKVSDEKKAVAGMIREYIRSGGFVFAMCSACDTIDLALAAYGVDIAPREYDHDPVTPGCQEKLDYGRCLAFEGFELITDPYIYEFSDIDMTEKAAERGEGRDYFTLFEFSAKYDPVATMLVQNHVSVIKGFMGQTTSFRKSLLKKKVLVLGEVKDRGEVRYLHGNFGKGTFTFFGGHDPEDYQHLVGDPPTDLNLYPRSPGYRLILNNVLFPAARKKEQKT; via the coding sequence CTGGCCGCCATTGTGATCATTTCCTCGACCGGCTTGCGGGCCGAGATCCTTGTTCCGATGGATCTTGCCCAGACAAACCACCTGAAGGCGTACGGCCTGGCGTGGTACGCGCTTTCAAGAGGGGTCGAAGTCAAATGGCTTCTTAACTATCGCGGCGGAGCATTTCTCGTCAGGGAGTTCGCCGGATTATCGCTCGAGGCGCAGGCTCGCGGCATACTGCTCGAAAGGATTACCGGTGAAGAGGTTGCCGCGATATTGGGCAGGATAGAAAAGGAAAACATGGATATTGTCCTTCTGGAAAAAGCTCCCGCTATAGCGATATATGCTCCGCCTAACAAGCAGCCTTGGGATGACGCCGTCATGATGGCTCTCGAATACGCCGGGATCCCTTATGACGTAGTCTATGACCGCGAGGTCCTTACCGGCGCTTTGTCGAGGTACGACTGGCTGCACCTTCATCACGAGGATTTTACGGGGCAGTACGGCAAATTCTATAGAGGGTTCAGAAACGCCGACTGGTATATACAGCAGCAGATCCTCTTTGAGAAGATCGCTATCTCGCTGGGATTCGACAAAGTCTCCGATGAGAAAAAGGCCGTTGCCGGGATGATAAGGGAATATATAAGGTCTGGCGGTTTTGTATTCGCGATGTGTTCAGCGTGCGACACGATCGATCTCGCTCTTGCCGCCTATGGCGTGGATATTGCCCCGCGCGAGTACGACCATGACCCGGTGACCCCGGGCTGTCAGGAAAAACTCGATTATGGCCGGTGTCTCGCTTTTGAGGGTTTCGAATTGATAACGGACCCCTACATTTATGAATTCTCTGATATTGACATGACGGAAAAGGCGGCCGAAAGAGGTGAAGGGAGAGACTATTTCACCCTTTTCGAATTTTCGGCAAAGTACGATCCGGTAGCGACGATGCTTGTGCAGAATCACGTGTCGGTCATCAAAGGTTTCATGGGGCAGACGACATCTTTCAGAAAGAGCCTTCTGAAAAAGAAGGTCCTCGTTCTTGGCGAGGTGAAAGACCGGGGAGAGGTCAGATATCTTCACGGCAATTTCGGAAAGGGGACCTTTACCTTTTTCGGCGGGCATGATCCGGAGGATTACCAACATCTTGTGGGAGATCCACCGACAGACCTCAACCTCTATCCGAGGTCTCCAGGCTACAGGCTCATCCTTAACAATGTGCTTTTCCCCGCCGCCAGAAAAAAAGAACAGAAGACCTGA